From the Purpureocillium takamizusanense chromosome 6, complete sequence genome, one window contains:
- the ISC1 gene encoding Sphingomyelin phosphodiesterase (BUSCO:EOG09263A64~COG:T~TransMembrane:2 (i427-445o451-477i)~EggNog:ENOG503NW9A), whose product MAAPGADADPGPAPDPGFESASAAAAASSWSGTTLPDELNLLTLNCWGLLHISTLRTPRLLAIGRHIARLDPPPHIVCLQECWVQDDYRAIRDATRLVLPHAKFYHSGAFGGGLAILSRWPIEESSMVPYPLNGRPTAFWRGDWYVGKGVACASVRFGPGDMDVVQVFNTHTHSPYESGPNDSYLCHRTAQAWEMSKLLRAACQRGHLVVALGDFNMYPRSLPHQIITARSPVRDVWRVLHPDSSIGPADFHLEKDRGLPVPTAEYNLSKNGTTSDGLYNTWRWTKNRQNKLRSGDPCPVDAAAQDVNGKRLDYIFASTGDVAASGRGWVVKDASVALTERHSELHVSLSDHFAVFATLKRHALPPSSATTARHGDDASPLSHLDAQLLSHPNSDHDALPISAYDEILAMTRWYFARERSQRRWRAVRFYASLAVWVGCLVAVWWSPRNFVAFLLVLLASLVLAAGVVEGLLALLFFSSEIRKLKEFEWEVENAKALALASRPDGSEASSPTTPRKLQ is encoded by the exons ATGGCTGCGCCCGGTGCGGACGCCGACCCAGGCCCTGCCCCTGACCCGGGATTCGAATCCGcatccgctgccgccgccgcttcctccTGGTCAGGGACCACCCTCCCCGACGAGCTCAACCTCCTCACCCTCAACTGCTGGGGTCTCCTCCACATCTCGACCCTGCGcacgccgcgcctcctcgccatcggccgGCACATTGCGCGCCTCGACCCCCCGCCGCACATCGTCTGCCTCCAGGAGTGCTGGGTCCAGGACGACTACCGCGCCATCCGCGATGCCacccgcctcgtcctgccCCATGCCAAGTTTTACCACAGCGgcgcctttggcggcggccttgccatCCTGAGCCGCTGGCCCATCGAGGAGAGCTCCATGGTGCCCTATCCCCTCAACGGCCGGCCCACGGCCTTTTGGAGGGGCGATTGGTATGTCGGCAAGGGCGTCGCCTGTGCTTCGGTGCGCTTCGGTCCCGGTGATATGGACGTCGTCCAAGTCTTCAACACCCAC ACTCATTCTCCCTATGAGAGTGGTCCCAATGACTCGTATCTCTGTCACCGCACCGCCCAGGCGTGGGAGATGTCCAAGCTCCTtcgcgccgcctgccagcGCGGCCACCTCGTCGTGGCCCTGGGAGACTTCAACATGTACCCCCGCTCCCTGCCCCATCAAATCATCACCGCTCGCTCCCCCGTTCGCGACGTCTGGCGCGTGTTGCACCCGGACAGTTCCATCGGCCCCGCCGACTTCCACCTCGAGAAGGACCGCGGCCTGCCGGTACCCACGGCCGAGTACAACCTCTCCAAGAACGGCACCACTAGCGACGGCCTGTACAACACATGGCGCTGGACCAAGAACCGACAGAATAAGCTGCGCTCCGGCGATCCCTGccccgtcgatgccgccgcgcaggacgTCAACGGCAAGCGCCTCGACTACATCTTCGCCTCCACCGGCGACGTTGCGGCGTCCGGCCGCGGCTGGGTCGTCAAGGACGCCTCCGTCGCCCTTACCGAGCGCCACTCGGAGCTCCACGTCTCCCTGTCCGATCActtcgccgtcttcgccacCCTCAAGCGTCACGCCctgccgccctcctcggccaccaccgcccgccacggcgacgacgcctcccCGTTGTCGCACTTGGACGCCCAGCTCCTGTCGCACCCCAACAgcgaccacgacgccctGCCCATCTCCGCCTACGACGAAATCCTCGCCATGACGCGCTGGTACTTTGCCCGGGAGCGCTCGcagcgccgctggcgcgccgTCCGCTTCTAtgcctccctcgccgtctgGGTCggctgcctcgtcgccgtctggtGGAGCCCCCGCAACTTCGTCGCCTTCCTGCTCGTGCTCCTCGCCAGCCTGGtactcgccgccggcgtcgtcgagggcctgctcgcccTCTTGTTCTTCTCGTCCGAGAtccgcaagctcaaggagtTTGAGTGGGAGGTTGAAAACGCAAAGGCCTTGGCCCTTGCGTCccgccccgacggcagcgaggcgtcgaGTCCGACCACGCCGAGGAAGCTGCAGTGA
- a CDS encoding uncharacterized protein (COG:S~EggNog:ENOG503P577) — MNHIIKQKMENQEFVQIATLTFRPALLRPDDPSSPPAAFYDVSAQVQAVPGAKAVYLGQQMERPDHWTWAVRWASDAALDAFLASPTFTGWLADFRALADSYVFTRALLRGGDVAAALGAPCTEVFTAYGASPDWLDARMKPFAAAVSAAHLQGYHGSAYGQFDLLAQAGVEAPAGITISFILGWDSKAAHLSHRGEGKLIDNNLHYVNSDRKSTDMVRPPLHSPLSIPPLHPSDSSRPHPAFVATR, encoded by the exons ATGAACCACATCATCAAGCAAAAGATGGAAAACCAAGAATTCGTACAAATCGCCACCCTCACCTTCCGGCCGGCCCTCCTGCGGCCCGACGacccctcctctccgcccgccgccttctaCGACGTCTCGGCGCAGGTGCAGGCCGTCCCCGGCGCAAAGGCCGTCTACCTGGGCCAGCAGATGGAGCGCCCCGACCACTGGACCTGGGCCGTCCGCTGGGCCTcggacgccgccctcgacgccttcctcgcctccCCGACCTTCACCGGCTGGCTCGCCGACttccgcgccctcgccgactcgTACGTCTTCACCCGCGCCCTGCTCCGCGGCGgggacgtcgccgccgccctcggcgccccctGCACAGAGGTCTTCACCGCGTACGGCGCCTCCCCGGACTGGCTCGACGCCCGCATGAAgccctttgccgccgccgtcagcgccgcccacctccaGGGCTATCACGGCTCCGCCTACGGCCAGTTCGACCTgctcgcccaggccggcgtcgaggcccccgccggcatcaccatcaGCTTCATCCTCGGCTGGGACTCCAAGGCCGCCCACCTGAGCCACCGTGGCGAGGGCAAGT TAATCGACAACAACCTTCACTACGTCAACAGCGACCGCAAATCAACCGACATGGTAAGGCCGCCCCTCCATTCGCCCctctccatccctcccctccatccatccgacagcagccgcccgcaCCCAGCCTTCGTTGCAACGCGTTGA
- a CDS encoding uncharacterized protein (EggNog:ENOG503NYF9~COG:T), giving the protein MSSLQSADSRGSPMDTNALKAGHGGSRVWSDIRAAIRAFGRDSRSDSDGSTVHECVSGGHRLPKDKGKGVDVGSNAPTPPSTPRKGKALTPRGVAKKLGFGSGVDSSTTIVLRSSPLKTRTSLQALGGVQRHRSSGGRGSSVSTDKSSKRSTVENDSTAQTSLESRFSECPSTRNGSKGGHNRRHPWSKSSPEGGTLQTIDERASAQIQPTVLTVEKAAAAKIYLEEHYNRLLNKPSARSLRRQYLESQLYYSPHLTADQKDTVRRAFCYQESCHIRETRVLRTQSIASLRGEGPVPHVDKYESLRILGRGSFGVVKLVREKCDSNEPIAKEVFAMKVIRKSDMLRSSQEGHLRAERDFLVASEGSHWIVPLVASFQDLKSLYLVMEYMPGGDFLGLLIRENILHESVARFYIAEMILAVEEAHRLRFIHRDIKPDNFLISASGHLKISDFGLAFDGHWSHDASYYNCQRYNLLQRLGISVEGDTEDQKKCENISTQLPWLQSMKEVLQRHQRVDDADQDDLPNLLGWRNKCGNRASANSVVGTSQYMAPEWSIGIILYECLYGHTPFFAEDGRKQTKTNILDHKRLFSFPHRPMISDKCKDLIFRLIQEKELRLCSRRYLWKDRAPTETHRPTDLFGRFVFPDDAEDIKVHKWFKNFPWERIHTISPPFVPHITSSDDTHYFDESEPIEDFSDSSPVAVEVTDEDVRDILRDFRPCVQVAAMDLLSAPYDSTRLRSADHRIDSTQSFTSNERKVLKHFIRVYGRKERKRPRDILLRDEKTKDAVMEVRRRTAFMGYTWRRMRPTSYTMPKWTQ; this is encoded by the exons ATGTCGTCTCTCCAGTCTGCAGATTCGCGTGGCTCTCCCATGGACACGAATGCACTGAaggccggccacggcggctcCAGGGTGTGGTCTGATATCCGAGCCGCCATCAGGGCGTTTGGTCGAGACAGCCGCAGTG ACTCTGATGGATCGACCGTTCATGAATGTGTGTCTGGAGGACACCGACTGCCGAAAGACAAGGGAAAGGGAGTCGATGTTGGATCAAATGCTCCAAcaccgccgtcaacgccgcgCAAGGGAAAGGCACTCACACCACGGGGCGTTGCCAAGAAGCTGGGATTTGGCTCGGGCGTCGACTCGAGTACGACGATAGTACTTCGCAGTTCTCCTTTAAAGACACGCACTTCGCTGCAGgcccttggcggcgtccAGCGCCATCGTTCGAGCGGGGGGCGAGGGAGCTCTGTGTCTACGGACAAGAGCAGCAAAAGATCCACCGTGGAGAACGACTCGACTGCACAAACCTCTTTAGAGTCCCGTTTTTCGGAGTGTCCCTCGACCAGGAACGGAAGCAAGGGCGGGCATAATCGGAGACATCCGTGGTCCAAGTCTAGTCCTGAGGGTGGCACCTTGCAGACCATCGATGAACGGGCGAGCGCTCAGATCCAGCCAACCGTGCTGACTGTTGAaaaggctgctgctgccaagATTTACCTCGAGGAGCATTACAATAGGCTTCTCAACAAGCCGAGTGCTCGCAGTCTGCGGCGCCAGTACCTCGAGTCTCAGCTCTACTACAGCCCGCACCTGACTGCTGACCAAAAGGACACCGTTCGGAGAGCCTTTTGTTATCAAGAGTCGTGTCACATTCGTGAGACTCGTGTTCTGAGAACACAGTCAATCGCATCCTTGCGGGGTGAAGGGCCAGTCCCTCACGTCGACAAGTACGAGTCTCTCAGAATCTTAGGGAGGGGCAGCTTTGGCGTTGTCAAGCTGGTGCGTGAAAAATGCGACTCGAACGAGCCTATCGCAAAGGAAGTGTTTGCCATGAAGGTGATACGGAAGTCAGACATGCTCCGCAGCAGTCAGGAAGGCCATCTCCGTGCCGAAAGAGACTTTCTTGTGGCCTCAGAGGGCTCGCACTG GATTGTTCCTTTGGTTGCCAGTTTCCAGGATTTGAAGAGCCTCTATCTTGTCATGGAATATatgcccggcggcgactttCTCGGATTGCTGATCCGCGAGAACATCCTTCACGAATCAGTCGCTCGTTTTTATATTGCAGAAATGATTCTGGCCGTAGAGGAAGCGCATCGATTGAGGTTCATACATCGCGACATCAAGCCGGACAACTTCTTGATCTCAGCATCGGGCCATCTCAAGATCTCCGACTTTGGCTTGGCCTTTGACGGGCACTGGTCTCACGATGCCTCGTACTACAACTGCCAGCGGTACAATCTGTTGCAGAGGCTCGGTATCAGTGTCGAAGGCGATACAGAAGACCAGAAGAAGTGCGAAAACATATCTACCCAGCTGCCGTGGCTTCAATCCATGAAAGAAGTGCTCCAGCGGCATCAACGcgttgacgatgctgacCAGGACGACCTGCCCAATCTTCTTGGATGGAGGAATAAATGTGGCAACCGAGCTTCTGCCAACTCGGTAGTCGGCACGAGCCAGTACATGGCGCCAGAA TGGAGCATTGGAATTATCCTGTACGAGTGTCTGTATGGACACACGCCTTTcttcgccgaggatggcagGAAGCAGACCAAGACCAACATCCTG GACCACAAAAGACTCTTCTCCTTTCCTCACAGGCCCATGATCAGCGACAAGTGCAAAGATCTGATATTCCGCCTCATACAAGAAAAGGAGCTCCGGCTGTGCTCCAGGCGATACCTTTGGAAGGATCGCGCGCCCACGGAGACGCATCGACCAACTGATCTGTTTGGCAGATTTGTgttccccgacgacgccgaagacATCAAAGTCCACAAGTGGTTCAAGAACTTTCCCTGGGAACGCATCCACACGATTAGCCCGCCCTTTGTGCCGCACATTACTAGCAGCGACGACACACACTATTTTGACGAGTCGGAGCCCATCGAGGACTTCTCAGACTCGTCACCGGTTGCTGTGGAGGTGACTGACGAGGACGTGAGAGACATCCTCCGCGATTTTCGGCCATGCGTACAagtggcggcgatggatTTGTTATCCGCGCCGTACGACTCGACCAGACTCCGCAGCGCAGATCACAGGATCGACTCTACTCAAAGCTTTACATCCAACGAGAGGAAGGTTCTGAAGCACTTCATCAGGGTGTACGGGCGGAAAGAGCGCAAGAGGCCGCGGGACATTTTGCTCCGAGACGAGAAGACCAAGGACGCGGTGATGGAGGTGCGCAGGAGGACGGCCTTTATGGGCTACACGTGGCGGCGAATGAGACCTACTAGCTACACGATGCCGAAATGGACGCAATGA